A single Ketogulonicigenium vulgare WSH-001 DNA region contains:
- a CDS encoding M20 aminoacylase family protein: MDNGQQRFAPYATAMVPVRQQIHANPELAFEEFETAALVAKMLGEWGYEVTTGIGGTGVVGTLRAGSGNTAIGLRADMDALPIVEATGLPYASQVPGKMHACGHDGHTAMLLGAAKYLAETRNFSGVVNLIFQPAEEGKAGAKAMIEDGLFERFPCEAVYGIHNGPGTPVGELTFAPGPFAAANDRLDVVIEGKGGHAAQPDTTFDPIVAGSAVVQALQSVVSRNVHPLDSAVVSVAMFRAGETFNVIPQKAEMKLSLRTHTPAVRALVNARVRKLITDVADAYNCTATVIAAPNPYPPLINDAEATEHGRTAAVAALGEANVKRAARPMMGSEDFSFMLEKNKGAYFFMGNGTEGPNGIAVHNPGYDFNDAALLPGIAFWATLVEQELKA, from the coding sequence ATGGACAACGGCCAACAACGTTTCGCACCTTATGCTACGGCAATGGTGCCGGTGCGCCAGCAGATTCACGCGAATCCTGAACTTGCGTTCGAGGAATTCGAGACCGCCGCCCTTGTGGCCAAGATGCTGGGCGAATGGGGTTACGAGGTGACAACCGGCATTGGTGGCACAGGTGTTGTTGGCACCTTGCGCGCGGGCAGCGGCAATACGGCAATCGGCCTGCGCGCTGATATGGATGCGCTGCCGATCGTTGAAGCGACCGGCCTGCCCTATGCCAGCCAAGTGCCCGGCAAGATGCATGCCTGCGGCCATGATGGCCACACCGCGATGCTGCTGGGCGCTGCGAAATATCTGGCCGAGACGCGCAACTTCTCGGGCGTCGTGAACCTGATCTTCCAACCGGCCGAGGAAGGCAAAGCAGGCGCGAAAGCGATGATCGAGGATGGCTTGTTCGAGCGCTTCCCCTGCGAGGCCGTCTACGGCATCCACAACGGCCCCGGCACGCCGGTTGGCGAGCTGACCTTTGCCCCCGGCCCGTTTGCCGCCGCAAACGACCGTCTGGATGTGGTGATCGAAGGCAAAGGCGGCCATGCGGCCCAGCCCGACACCACCTTTGACCCGATTGTCGCGGGCAGCGCGGTCGTGCAGGCGCTGCAATCGGTCGTCTCCCGCAACGTCCATCCGCTGGATTCGGCGGTCGTCTCAGTTGCCATGTTCCGCGCGGGCGAGACGTTCAACGTCATTCCCCAAAAGGCCGAGATGAAACTGTCGCTGCGCACCCACACCCCCGCCGTGCGCGCGCTGGTGAATGCCCGCGTGCGCAAGCTGATCACCGATGTCGCGGATGCTTATAACTGCACCGCCACCGTCATCGCCGCGCCGAACCCCTATCCGCCGCTGATCAACGACGCCGAGGCGACCGAGCACGGCCGCACCGCCGCTGTCGCAGCATTGGGCGAGGCGAACGTCAAGCGCGCCGCCCGTCCGATGATGGGTTCGGAAGATTTCTCGTTCATGCTGGAAAAGAACAAGGGCGCCTATTTCTTCATGGGCAACGGCACCGAAGGCCCCAACGGCATCGCCGTTCACAACCCCGGCTATGACTTTAACGATGCAGCGCTGCTGCCCGGTATCGCCTTTTGGGCGACGCTGGTCGAGCAAGAGCTGAAAGCCTGA
- a CDS encoding ABC transporter substrate-binding protein — protein sequence MTQTRRDFLRSSALLSAAFAMPWQAAMAQTGTRAPVFKWVPHADLSVVDPMYSTALITQLYSLLTFDTLFGLDENYEAQPQMAESHSVENDGLQHTITLRDGLKFHNGDAVTAADCVASIERWFVRGGTATSLAAAVDSVTVVDDKTFVFALNTPFPLLPALLARPQNGCTIMPASEAASADRIDRPTGSGPYKMVWDEWVQGAKVVFARFEDYVPREGGEAVFTAGAKIAMVDRIEWLVIPDAATAVAALQAGEVDGIEGVSLDFAPILQMMPGFTLYRNAMPQMGVLRFNQLHAPFNDIRVRQAVQMAVSQQDFMYALAGAENADYLDVHTGAFVPGTPMASDRGMAALDGPRDLEAAKALLREAGAYGATITLIDSVSIASLHSMALIGADLLRRLDFDVKVETLDWGASLQKREVRVAPSEGGWNVFFTIISGTNNLDPIGQLAIRGRGEAGWFGWPTSERIEELYAQWMAAATQDERIEIAAQMQEQMFVDVPYIPLGCIYGVTAVTDKWTGVQTNMPTFYTLRG from the coding sequence ATGACACAAACAAGACGTGACTTCCTGCGCAGCTCTGCGCTTTTGTCGGCCGCTTTTGCAATGCCGTGGCAGGCTGCTATGGCTCAGACCGGCACCCGCGCCCCCGTGTTCAAATGGGTACCGCATGCCGATCTGTCGGTCGTCGATCCGATGTATTCGACCGCGCTGATCACGCAGCTTTACTCGCTGCTGACCTTTGACACGCTGTTTGGTCTGGACGAGAACTACGAGGCGCAGCCGCAGATGGCTGAAAGCCATAGCGTCGAGAACGACGGGCTGCAGCACACGATCACGCTGCGCGACGGGCTAAAGTTCCACAACGGCGATGCGGTGACGGCGGCGGATTGCGTGGCCTCGATCGAGCGCTGGTTCGTGCGCGGTGGCACGGCGACCTCGCTGGCGGCAGCTGTCGATAGCGTGACGGTCGTGGATGACAAGACCTTTGTCTTCGCGCTGAACACGCCGTTCCCGCTGCTGCCCGCGCTACTGGCCCGTCCGCAAAACGGCTGCACCATCATGCCCGCGTCCGAGGCCGCCTCTGCTGACCGCATTGATCGCCCGACCGGCAGCGGCCCCTATAAAATGGTCTGGGACGAATGGGTGCAGGGCGCCAAGGTCGTCTTTGCCCGCTTCGAGGATTACGTCCCGCGCGAAGGCGGCGAGGCCGTGTTCACCGCCGGCGCCAAGATCGCCATGGTCGACCGTATCGAATGGCTGGTCATCCCCGATGCCGCCACTGCGGTCGCGGCCTTGCAGGCCGGCGAGGTCGACGGGATCGAGGGCGTGTCGCTGGACTTTGCCCCGATCTTGCAAATGATGCCGGGCTTTACCCTCTATCGTAATGCCATGCCGCAAATGGGTGTGCTGCGTTTCAACCAACTGCATGCGCCGTTCAACGATATCCGTGTGCGCCAAGCGGTGCAGATGGCCGTCAGCCAGCAAGACTTCATGTATGCTTTGGCCGGTGCGGAAAACGCCGACTATCTGGATGTGCATACCGGTGCCTTTGTGCCCGGCACACCGATGGCCAGCGACCGTGGCATGGCGGCTTTGGACGGCCCCCGCGATCTGGAAGCCGCAAAAGCGCTGCTGCGCGAGGCCGGTGCCTATGGCGCGACGATCACACTGATCGATTCCGTCTCGATCGCCTCGCTGCATTCGATGGCGCTGATCGGTGCGGATCTGCTGCGCCGTCTGGACTTTGACGTCAAGGTCGAGACGCTGGACTGGGGTGCATCGCTGCAAAAACGCGAAGTGCGCGTCGCGCCGAGCGAAGGCGGCTGGAACGTGTTCTTCACCATCATCTCGGGCACCAACAACCTTGACCCGATCGGTCAGCTGGCCATCCGTGGTCGCGGTGAAGCAGGCTGGTTCGGCTGGCCGACATCCGAGCGGATCGAAGAGCTGTATGCCCAATGGATGGCCGCCGCGACGCAAGACGAGCGGATCGAGATTGCCGCTCAGATGCAGGAACAGATGTTCGTCGACGTGCCCTATATCCCGCTTGGTTGCATCTATGGCGTCACCGCCGTGACCGACAAATGGACCGGCGTGCAGACGAATATGCCGACCTTCTACACTTTGCGCGGCTAA
- a CDS encoding ABC transporter permease, producing MTSYILKRLISTIPVMALIAIFAFAVLRLAPGDPAIMIAGDNATPDMIAAIRSDLGLDQPFIPQFVTWVGGLLRGDLGLSMYTRQPVAEMIFQRLAPTFSLMLLTLIISVLFGIVLGVISAWRQNKLTDQAIMVVMVLLFSVPNFVVAYVLTWFISLKLGWLPVQGYTPLSDGFWASVRSLTLPALALSSVYIALIGRITRSSILENLRLDFVRTARAKGVSEGVVLFRHTLKNAAVPIVTIIGSGVGVLMSGSVVTENVFAIPGLGRLTVDSVLRHDYPVIQGVILLFGALYVLVNLAVDIAYTFFDPRIKY from the coding sequence ATGACAAGCTATATCCTGAAACGACTGATATCGACCATTCCGGTCATGGCGCTGATCGCGATCTTTGCCTTTGCCGTGCTGCGTCTGGCGCCGGGTGATCCGGCGATCATGATCGCGGGCGACAATGCAACGCCCGATATGATCGCCGCAATCCGCAGTGACCTTGGCCTTGACCAGCCTTTCATTCCCCAGTTCGTCACCTGGGTGGGTGGCTTGCTGCGCGGTGATCTTGGCCTGTCGATGTATACACGCCAGCCCGTGGCCGAGATGATCTTCCAACGCCTTGCGCCCACCTTTTCGCTGATGCTGCTGACGCTGATCATTTCGGTGCTCTTTGGCATCGTACTGGGCGTGATTTCCGCCTGGCGCCAGAATAAGCTGACCGATCAGGCGATCATGGTCGTCATGGTGCTGCTGTTCTCGGTGCCGAACTTTGTGGTCGCCTATGTGCTGACATGGTTCATCAGCCTGAAACTGGGCTGGCTACCGGTGCAAGGCTATACGCCGCTGTCGGACGGCTTCTGGGCCTCGGTGCGCAGCCTGACGTTGCCTGCACTTGCGCTATCGTCGGTCTATATCGCGCTGATTGGTCGGATCACCCGCTCGTCCATCCTCGAGAACCTGCGCCTTGATTTCGTGCGCACCGCCCGCGCCAAGGGCGTGTCCGAGGGCGTAGTTCTGTTCCGCCACACGCTGAAAAACGCGGCTGTGCCGATCGTCACGATCATCGGCAGCGGTGTCGGCGTATTAATGAGCGGATCGGTCGTCACCGAGAACGTCTTTGCCATTCCGGGCCTTGGCCGCCTGACGGTCGATTCCGTCTTGCGCCATGATTACCCCGTTATTCAAGGTGTTATCCTGCTGTTCGGCGCACTTTATGTGCTGGTGAACCTTGCGGTTGATATCGCCTACACTTTCTTCGACCCAAGGATCAAATACTGA
- a CDS encoding ABC transporter permease — MAGFLSVFRGNLTLTIGTIMLLLIVLMAIFAPFLGTVDPSLIRAEMRGANPSAEHWLGGDMLGRDIYSRAIYGARVSLIVGFGVAFLSTVVGVALGLIAGFVRWADPLIMRVMDGLMAIPTILIAIAMIAVAGVSLTNVIISITLAEVPRLVRLVRASVLSLREQPYVEVAAASGASKTRIIFKHLLPNATAPIIVTVTYQIALAILFEAGLSFLGVGIPPTTPTWGNMMSEGRALWLVKPHLVMIPAVFLSVTILAINLIGDGLRDTFDPRMKKRA; from the coding sequence ATGGCCGGGTTTCTCTCTGTCTTTCGGGGTAATCTGACCCTGACAATCGGAACGATCATGCTGCTGCTGATCGTGCTGATGGCGATCTTCGCGCCTTTCCTTGGCACGGTTGATCCCTCATTGATCCGCGCGGAAATGCGCGGCGCGAACCCCTCGGCCGAACATTGGCTGGGCGGCGATATGCTGGGCCGCGATATCTATTCGCGGGCGATCTATGGCGCGCGTGTCTCGCTGATCGTCGGCTTTGGCGTGGCGTTTCTGTCGACCGTCGTCGGCGTCGCGCTGGGACTGATCGCGGGCTTTGTCCGCTGGGCTGATCCGCTGATCATGCGCGTGATGGACGGGTTGATGGCCATTCCGACCATTCTGATCGCCATCGCCATGATCGCGGTTGCGGGCGTCTCGCTAACCAATGTCATCATCTCGATCACGCTGGCCGAAGTGCCGCGCCTTGTCCGCCTTGTGCGCGCCTCGGTACTGTCGCTGCGTGAACAGCCCTATGTCGAGGTGGCCGCCGCATCGGGTGCCAGCAAGACGCGGATCATCTTCAAACACCTGCTGCCGAACGCCACCGCGCCGATCATCGTCACCGTGACCTATCAGATCGCGCTGGCGATCCTGTTCGAGGCGGGCCTGTCGTTCCTGGGTGTCGGCATCCCGCCGACCACGCCGACCTGGGGCAATATGATGTCCGAGGGGCGCGCCCTGTGGCTGGTGAAACCGCATCTGGTGATGATCCCCGCCGTATTCCTGAGTGTGACCATCCTTGCCATCAACCTGATCGGTGACGGCTTGCGCGACACATTCGATCCGCGCATGAAGAAGAGGGCCTGA
- a CDS encoding ABC transporter ATP-binding protein, with amino-acid sequence MTTTFPLLQVQNLTVRFDGSPSPAVRDISLHVDAGETLAIVGESGSGKSVTSMAVMRLNDFAGGHIESGTIKLRRRDGSVLDIDSAEQSVMRKVRGQDIAMIFQEPMTSLNPVMTIGDQLVEAIRLHQDKSVAEARTEAARLLDLVRIPGARAALARYPHEFSGGMRQRAMISIALSCRPSLLIADEPTTALDVTIQAQILGLMRDLQKEMGMGMMFITHDLGVVAEVADRVVVMRRGELVEQAGIAELFEAPKADYTRRLLSAVPRLGATRGTDLPLRFDLIEEKADAPVAEVSAPQHEGAPILSARELEVRFPIKGGLMGRVQREVHAVEKVSFDLFPGETLALVGESGSGKTTTGRSLLSLAPRTGGQILFDGQAILPGNTAGMALLQRHIQFIFQDPYASLNPRMRIGKSITEPMEINGLASGAEARKRAEALLERVGLQADMFDRFPHQFSGGQRQRICIARALAAEPKIIIADESVSALDVSVQAQVVNLLLDLQKETGIAMLFISHDMAVVERVSHRVAVLYLGQIVEIGTRRQVFENPQHPYTRRLLSAVPIAEPGKRKPFNLDMSEPKGAILPVGETVPMAPLVDIGDGHRVARHAIGDFKPEDAA; translated from the coding sequence ATGACCACAACTTTCCCCCTTCTTCAGGTGCAGAACCTGACCGTCCGCTTTGACGGATCGCCCAGCCCCGCCGTACGCGACATTTCCCTGCATGTGGATGCGGGCGAGACGCTGGCCATCGTGGGTGAAAGCGGCTCGGGCAAATCGGTGACCTCGATGGCGGTCATGCGCCTGAATGATTTCGCCGGTGGCCATATTGAAAGCGGCACGATCAAACTGCGCCGCCGCGACGGATCGGTGCTGGATATCGATAGCGCCGAACAATCGGTGATGCGCAAAGTGCGCGGCCAAGATATCGCCATGATCTTTCAAGAGCCGATGACATCGCTGAACCCGGTGATGACCATTGGCGATCAATTGGTCGAGGCAATCCGCCTGCATCAGGACAAATCGGTGGCCGAGGCCCGCACCGAGGCCGCGCGCCTTTTGGATCTGGTGCGCATCCCCGGTGCGCGCGCGGCGCTGGCCCGTTATCCGCACGAGTTTTCGGGCGGGATGCGGCAGCGGGCGATGATCTCGATCGCGCTGTCCTGCCGCCCTAGCCTGCTGATCGCGGACGAGCCGACGACCGCGCTGGACGTGACCATTCAGGCGCAGATTCTGGGCCTGATGCGCGATCTGCAAAAGGAAATGGGCATGGGCATGATGTTCATCACCCATGACCTGGGCGTTGTGGCCGAGGTCGCCGACCGCGTCGTCGTGATGCGCCGCGGCGAGTTGGTCGAACAGGCCGGCATTGCCGAGTTGTTCGAGGCGCCAAAGGCCGACTACACCCGCCGCCTGCTGTCCGCCGTTCCGCGTCTTGGCGCAACGCGCGGCACCGACCTGCCGCTGCGCTTTGACCTGATCGAGGAAAAGGCCGACGCGCCAGTGGCCGAGGTCTCTGCGCCGCAGCACGAGGGCGCGCCGATCCTGTCCGCCCGCGAATTGGAGGTCCGCTTCCCGATCAAGGGGGGCCTGATGGGCCGCGTCCAGCGCGAGGTTCATGCGGTCGAAAAGGTCTCGTTCGATCTGTTCCCCGGCGAGACGCTGGCGCTGGTGGGCGAAAGCGGCTCGGGCAAGACGACAACCGGTCGCTCGCTTTTGTCGCTGGCGCCGCGCACGGGCGGCCAGATCCTGTTCGATGGCCAGGCGATCCTGCCGGGCAATACCGCTGGCATGGCCCTGCTGCAGCGCCATATCCAGTTCATCTTTCAGGACCCCTATGCCTCGCTGAACCCGCGGATGCGGATCGGCAAGTCGATCACCGAACCGATGGAAATCAACGGTTTGGCCAGTGGTGCCGAGGCCCGCAAACGCGCCGAGGCGCTGCTGGAACGCGTGGGCCTGCAAGCCGATATGTTCGACCGCTTTCCGCATCAATTCTCGGGCGGGCAGCGCCAGCGTATCTGTATCGCGCGGGCGCTTGCGGCCGAGCCAAAGATCATCATCGCGGATGAAAGCGTCTCGGCGCTGGATGTATCGGTACAGGCGCAGGTGGTGAACCTGCTGCTGGATCTGCAAAAGGAAACCGGCATTGCCATGCTGTTCATCAGCCATGACATGGCGGTGGTCGAACGGGTCAGCCACCGTGTTGCGGTGCTTTATCTGGGGCAGATCGTCGAAATCGGCACCCGCCGTCAGGTGTTCGAGAACCCGCAGCACCCCTATACCCGCCGCCTGCTGTCGGCCGTGCCGATTGCCGAGCCGGGCAAGCGCAAGCCGTTCAATCTGGACATGTCCGAACCCAAAGGCGCGATCCTGCCGGTTGGGGAAACGGTTCCAATGGCACCGTTGGTCGATATCGGCGATGGCCACCGTGTCGCCCGCCATGCGATTGGCGATTTCAAACCCGAGGATGCCGCCTGA
- a CDS encoding amidohydrolase family protein, producing the protein MYDITLHGGRVIDPETGFDGIADVGITGDRIAAIAPGLPPGREAVDASGCIVAPGFIDIHAHGQSLAADRMQAFDGVTTSLELEVGVLPVARWYDEQAQRPRALNYGAGAAWLLARQVVLSGATLEGPNIMGRNLPNDRWQQSTAEGDEVTAIVDMVEAGIHEGALGIGVPNGYAPGSGVKEMVALCEMAGAHGAPTFTHVAFTAVHDPRSAIEAYIRIIGYAAATGAHMHICHLNSSSGTDILQAVEILKRAQAAGLPITTEAYPYGISSTTITAAFLTDPQYMRRNPKGYSSIMNLEGKRFGTQEALIAERQRDPRQFILTEYLDVDENPDHSAMMDASVLYPGGLIASDAMPWIAPDGTFYDGDAWPLPRDLSAHPRSSGTFTRFLRIWARERGAVDWPEAIAKCALYPAQLLEKMTPDGHLKGRLQVGKCADIVVFDPATITDGATFTDMTRPASGVKTLLVNGVSLIRDGALDVDAAPGRPVRGKVSA; encoded by the coding sequence ATGTATGATATCACCCTGCACGGCGGTCGCGTGATCGACCCTGAAACCGGCTTTGACGGCATCGCCGATGTCGGGATCACGGGCGATCGGATCGCCGCCATCGCCCCCGGCCTGCCGCCGGGGCGCGAGGCGGTGGACGCCAGTGGCTGTATCGTCGCCCCGGGCTTTATCGACATTCACGCCCATGGCCAGTCCCTCGCCGCAGACCGGATGCAGGCCTTTGATGGGGTGACAACTTCGCTGGAACTCGAGGTCGGCGTGCTGCCCGTGGCGCGTTGGTACGATGAACAGGCGCAGCGTCCCCGTGCGCTGAACTATGGCGCAGGCGCGGCATGGCTGCTGGCGCGTCAGGTCGTGCTGTCGGGCGCGACGCTGGAAGGCCCCAATATCATGGGCCGCAACCTGCCCAATGACCGCTGGCAACAAAGCACCGCCGAGGGGGATGAGGTCACCGCCATCGTTGACATGGTAGAGGCCGGTATCCATGAGGGCGCGCTGGGGATCGGCGTGCCAAACGGCTATGCCCCCGGCAGCGGCGTCAAGGAAATGGTCGCCCTGTGCGAAATGGCAGGCGCGCATGGCGCGCCGACCTTTACCCATGTCGCCTTTACCGCCGTCCACGACCCCCGCAGCGCGATCGAGGCCTATATCCGCATCATCGGCTATGCCGCCGCGACCGGCGCGCATATGCATATCTGCCACCTGAATTCGTCATCGGGCACAGATATCTTGCAAGCGGTCGAGATATTGAAGCGCGCCCAAGCGGCGGGCCTGCCCATCACGACCGAGGCCTATCCTTACGGGATTTCCTCGACCACCATCACCGCTGCATTCCTGACTGATCCGCAATATATGCGCCGTAATCCAAAAGGTTACAGCTCGATCATGAACCTGGAAGGCAAGCGTTTCGGCACGCAAGAGGCGCTGATCGCAGAGCGGCAACGCGACCCGCGCCAGTTCATCCTGACCGAATATCTGGATGTGGACGAGAACCCCGACCATTCCGCGATGATGGATGCTTCGGTGCTGTATCCGGGCGGGTTGATCGCCTCGGATGCGATGCCATGGATTGCGCCCGATGGCACATTCTATGACGGCGACGCTTGGCCTTTGCCGCGCGATCTGTCGGCGCATCCGCGCTCGTCCGGCACGTTCACGCGTTTCTTGCGCATCTGGGCGCGCGAGCGCGGCGCCGTCGATTGGCCCGAGGCGATTGCGAAATGCGCGCTATATCCCGCGCAACTGCTGGAAAAGATGACACCGGATGGCCATCTGAAAGGCCGTTTGCAGGTTGGAAAATGCGCCGATATCGTGGTCTTTGATCCCGCGACCATCACGGATGGTGCGACATTCACCGATATGACGCGGCCCGCGTCAGGCGTGAAAACGCTGCTGGTGAACGGCGTGTCGCTGATCCGCGATGGTGCGCTGGACGTGGATGCGGCGCCCGGCCGCCCCGTGCGCGGCAAGGTCAGCGCGTAA
- a CDS encoding CobW family GTP-binding protein: MAPTPVIVVTGFLGAGKTTLINSLLRGDHGLRIAAIVNDFGAINIDAEILGDAADEVLGLKNGCICCALQGDFLRGLRLMLAQDPAPDLIIVEASGVAEPQGIVEVVQDPMLWGAVSLDLVLGVVDGAAPAQMHDPLWQAQVAQSDLLVVTKADLAVDDMREKLALMARLPVLDARDPLPFDLLLAQPRRAKVPQPKSDHGARFTALEWAAEHPIDRAAFMEILTRTAPQLLRAKGILHFTDRPDRALLLQLAGPRASLTPFSAPTAGCQLVMIGDADSFDREAAKATLDRALRGTYSKLI, from the coding sequence ATGGCCCCCACCCCCGTTATCGTCGTCACAGGATTTCTGGGGGCGGGCAAAACCACGCTGATCAACAGCCTGCTGCGCGGCGATCACGGCTTGCGCATCGCGGCGATCGTCAATGATTTCGGCGCGATCAATATTGACGCCGAAATCCTCGGCGATGCGGCGGACGAGGTGCTGGGCCTGAAAAACGGCTGTATCTGCTGTGCGTTGCAGGGTGATTTCCTGCGCGGGCTGCGTCTGATGCTGGCCCAAGACCCCGCACCCGATCTGATCATCGTCGAGGCCAGCGGCGTGGCCGAGCCGCAGGGCATTGTCGAGGTCGTGCAGGACCCGATGCTTTGGGGGGCGGTCTCGCTCGATCTGGTGCTGGGGGTGGTTGACGGCGCTGCGCCCGCGCAGATGCACGATCCGCTGTGGCAGGCGCAGGTGGCGCAATCCGATCTGCTGGTGGTGACCAAGGCCGATCTGGCCGTGGATGACATGCGCGAAAAGCTCGCGCTGATGGCGCGCCTGCCGGTCCTGGATGCACGCGACCCGCTGCCGTTCGACTTGCTGCTGGCGCAACCGCGCCGGGCAAAGGTGCCGCAACCCAAATCCGACCACGGCGCACGATTCACCGCCTTGGAATGGGCGGCCGAGCATCCGATTGATCGCGCCGCTTTCATGGAAATCCTGACCCGCACCGCACCGCAATTGCTGCGCGCCAAGGGCATCTTGCACTTTACCGACCGCCCCGACCGCGCGCTGTTGCTGCAACTGGCAGGGCCGCGCGCCAGCCTGACCCCGTTCAGCGCGCCCACCGCGGGTTGCCAGTTGGTGATGATCGGAGATGCGGACAGCTTTGATCGCGAAGCGGCAAAGGCGACACTTGATCGCGCGCTGCGTGGCACTTATAGTAAGTTGAT